GACAGCCGAATCTCCCGGCCGTCGATTCGGGGCCTCACCGCCTCGTCCAGGGTCACCCCCACCGTGAGATCTCCCTTGGGCGTGGGGACCTCGAGCACCACGGTCCGGTACGACACGTCCACGGCGCTGACCCGGCCCTCGACGACCCGGACCTCTCCGGGTCGGATGGTGGCCGCCCAGGAGGGCGTGGTGAGGACGGCGGCGAGCAGTAGAAGCCACAAGCCCCTTCGAAGCGCGATCATGGCGACCTCCTTTCCCTGGGGAGAAAGAACCGTCGAACCGCACCACGAACCGTAGCGGATCCCAAGGGGTTGTCAACCGGGCGCGGCTCCCGCCGCGCCCGGCGATCCTACCGTCCGACCGGTCACTTGGTCAGGGGCACCACCACGTACAAGGTGCCGGCGCCCCGTTTGATCAGGAACAGCACGCTCTCCTTGCCCTTGGACTCCGCCAGGGCCTTGCGGTAGGCGTCCAGGTCGGGCACCTCCTGCTGGTTGACCTCGAGGATCACGTCGCCCCGACGGATGCCCGCCTGGGCCGCGGGGCTGCCCGGGACCACCCCCGACACCACCAGGCCCTCGTCGGTGTCCAGGCCGAGGTGTTTCTGGAGCTCCGGGGTGATCTCCTGCACCGTGAGCCCCAGGTCCTCCTGGATGCGGGCCTCGCCGGCCAGCTCCTCCTCCTTGAGCTCGCCCAGGGTCACCTCGAACGTTTTGCGCTTGCCCTTGCGCAGGACCACCACCTCCACCTTGCTACCCGGGGCGTGCTCGGCCACGATCCGGGGGAGCTGGTGCATCTTGTCGATGGCCTGTCCGTCGAACTCCACGATGATGTCGCCCCGGCGAAGCCCGGCCTTGTCCGCGGGGCCGTCCTCCACCACGTCGGAGATCAACGCGCCCCGGGGGGCCTTCAGACCGAACTGCTCGGCCAGGTCCTTCGTGACCTCCTGGATCATGACGCCAAGCCACCCGCGGGTGACCTTGCCGCGCTCTTTGAGCTGGGGCACGATCTCCTTGGCCATGTTCACGGGGATGGCGAAGCCGATCCCGGTGCCCCCCGCCACGATGGCGGTGTTGATGCCCACCACCCGGCCCTCCATGTCAAACAGGGGGCCGCCCGAGTTGCCCGGGTTGATCGCCGCGTCGGTCTGGAGGAAGTTGTCGTAGGGACCGGCACCGATCACCCGCTGTTTCGCGCTGATGATCCCGGCCGTGACGGTGTGCCCGTACCCGAAGGGGTTCCCGATGGCGATCACCCAATCCCCCACCCGGATCTTGTCGCTGTCGCCCACCCGGACCGGGTGGAGCTCGACCCCCTCGGGGTCGATCTTGATCACGGCGAGGTCCGTCTTGGGGTCGGTCCCGACGATCCGCGCCTCGAACTCGTGCTCGTCCGAGAGCCGGACGACGATCTCGTCCGCGCTCTCCACCACGTGGTTGTTGGTCAGGATGTAGCCCTCACGGTCCCAGATGAACCCCGACCCCAGGCTCTGGGTCTTGAACTCCCGGGGCTGGTCCCCAAAGAACCGGTCGAAGAAGTCGTCGCCGAAGAACCGGCGGAACGGGTCGTTGGGCCCGAACCGCGGCAGGTTGCGGAACATCCTTCGGGTCTTCACCACCTTGGTGGTGGAGATGTTGACCACGCTGGGTTTGAGCTTCTCCACGAGGGGCGCGAAGCTCTCCGGCGCCCCTCGGGCCGCAGCGGTCGGGGGGAGAGCGAGGAGGGGGCTCAGGAACAGGGCGAGCACGACCCAAACGAACGTCCGACGATTCATTTCGCATCACCTCCTTCAGGGCTCGCAAGGTCCGACGGGACGGGGAACGGCACCGGACGCGGCCGGCGCCCGCGGCCGGGGCGGCCCCAATATAAGGCCACCGGATGAGGAAGCAATGAGGCCCGGGTTAAAAGCCCGTGAGAACCCGGCGTGGATCAGGCGGTAAGGCGCTCCAGGATGCGGTGGGCCACCGCGGGCAGGTCGGTTTCCGCCCTGGGGTCGTCGGCCACCCTGCCACGCTCGTCCACGTTCTCCAGGAACAGGTTCGCCACGCCCTCGATCCCGAGGACCTCGAACCAGGCGTCCACGATCCGGTGGAGGCAGGTGAACACCGAGTGGGAGGGGCTGCCGGCCGTGGCCAGCAGGGCACCGGCACGGCGGCGCCGGGGCCGCCGGTTGAGGAGGTTCACCCGAGCCCAATGGCACTGGAACCGGTCGATCACGGCCTTCAGGGGGGCGGGCGGGCCCAGGAAGTAGACCGGGCTGCCCACCACCAACGCCGCGGCCCGGTCCACCGCCCGATACACGCCGGGCATGTCGTCGTCGCGGATCACGCACTCTCCGGTCTCGGCGCATCCTCCGCACCCGACGCACGGTCGGACCCGCAGGTCGGCGCAGCGCAACCGCGCCACCGGCGTGCCGGCGTGCTCAAAGGCGGCGGCCAGCCGGTCGAGGAGGAGGTCGGTGTTGCCGCCGCGGCGGGGGCTGCCGTAGACCAGCAGGACCTGCTCTCCCATCGTTCCAGCCTCCCAGCGGAACCCAGGGGGGGTAGTAGTGTTCCGTTTCGCAAAAACGTATACGGATTGCTTCGGTGGGGCTGGGGGCTCCGACGAAGCGCGACGGCCGAGCAGCTTGGGCCGCCCGGCGCCAGGGGAGCGGCCGCGGCGCGTGCCCTCACGCGCCGCAGCGGACCGCGCCGAGGCGGCCCCTGCGAGGCCGTTCAGCGAAGGAGGGGCCCCCAGCCCCACCCCTTGGGAACAGCACGGAATTTCCGGAGCACGACAAGTAGTACCAGAAGGGCAGGGGGGGGCAAGGGGCGGCCGGGCTACTGGAGGGTCTCGGGATCGGGAGGGGTTTCGGACTCGTCCTCCTCGGCCGGGATCCGGTAGTCCTCGCGGAGCCACCGGCCCAGATCGGTGAGCCGGCAGCGTTCGGAGCAGAAGGGGCGGTACGGGTTGTCCTTCCAGACAACCGGTGCCTTGCAGGTGGGGCAGCGCACGGTCATCTCGCACTCCGTCGGGGACGGCAAGGGGGCGTCGCCCCCCGGCCGGAGGTTGCCGGGCGCTACTGTGGCATCGACCCGGGCGACCGCGCAAGCATCGGGCCCTGCTGGGTGGCGCGCGCGTTGCTCACGCGCAGGTGGCGGCCGCCGCCTCCTCCCCGAGCGCCACGTGGTGGGCCTCCACGAACGGAGCCCGCTCCAGGTACGCCCTGAGCAGCGCCGCGTCGCACAGGGTATTGATCTCCCGGGGCAATCCTTCGGAGAGCTGGTGCACGGTGTCCAGCGCCCGGGGCCGGAACATGCACCGCCCGGCCCCGGCGCGCTTGAGCCGGGTGAGCACGTACCGGATCGTCTCCTCCCTCGAGAGGGGCCCCAGGCGCACCGGGACCCCGATCCGCTGGTCCAGCGCCGGGACCGACCGGACCCGGGCAACGAGTTCTGGCCGTCCCACCAACACGAGGGTCAGCACAAATCGGCCACCGAACCGGGGGGGCAGGAGCAGCCGGATCTCGTTCAGCGCTTCCGGCGTCTGGACCGCGTGAGCCCCGTCCATGACCAGCAGGCTCTCCACCCCCCGGCGGTGATTCTCCAGGAGATGGGAGCGGATCTGCGCGCCCAGTTCGGACCTTCCGCCCGAGCCCGGCTCCTGGCCCCACCGCCGCAACGCCTCCCGCAGGAACGTCTCCGGATCCGGGTCAAGCTCCGGCACCACGGCCACGTCGTAGGCCCCCCTCGGCAACGACGCCAGGAACCGGTGACACACGAGGGTCTTCCCGGATCCGGCCGGGCCCGTGAGGAGAACCGGCCCCTTTCTCCGGTTCACCGCGTAGCGCAGCCGCGTCAGGCACTCGTGGTGGGCCCTCGACCCGTAGAAGAAGCGCGGGT
This is a stretch of genomic DNA from Deferrisoma camini S3R1. It encodes these proteins:
- a CDS encoding flavodoxin family protein produces the protein MGEQVLLVYGSPRRGGNTDLLLDRLAAAFEHAGTPVARLRCADLRVRPCVGCGGCAETGECVIRDDDMPGVYRAVDRAAALVVGSPVYFLGPPAPLKAVIDRFQCHWARVNLLNRRPRRRRAGALLATAGSPSHSVFTCLHRIVDAWFEVLGIEGVANLFLENVDERGRVADDPRAETDLPAVAHRILERLTA
- a CDS encoding DNA gyrase inhibitor YacG, coding for MTVRCPTCKAPVVWKDNPYRPFCSERCRLTDLGRWLREDYRIPAEEDESETPPDPETLQ
- a CDS encoding ExeA family protein, with product MYEAYWNLRMPPFENRPDPRFFYGSRAHHECLTRLRYAVNRRKGPVLLTGPAGSGKTLVCHRFLASLPRGAYDVAVVPELDPDPETFLREALRRWGQEPGSGGRSELGAQIRSHLLENHRRGVESLLVMDGAHAVQTPEALNEIRLLLPPRFGGRFVLTLVLVGRPELVARVRSVPALDQRIGVPVRLGPLSREETIRYVLTRLKRAGAGRCMFRPRALDTVHQLSEGLPREINTLCDAALLRAYLERAPFVEAHHVALGEEAAAATCA
- a CDS encoding DegQ family serine endoprotease, with product MNRRTFVWVVLALFLSPLLALPPTAAARGAPESFAPLVEKLKPSVVNISTTKVVKTRRMFRNLPRFGPNDPFRRFFGDDFFDRFFGDQPREFKTQSLGSGFIWDREGYILTNNHVVESADEIVVRLSDEHEFEARIVGTDPKTDLAVIKIDPEGVELHPVRVGDSDKIRVGDWVIAIGNPFGYGHTVTAGIISAKQRVIGAGPYDNFLQTDAAINPGNSGGPLFDMEGRVVGINTAIVAGGTGIGFAIPVNMAKEIVPQLKERGKVTRGWLGVMIQEVTKDLAEQFGLKAPRGALISDVVEDGPADKAGLRRGDIIVEFDGQAIDKMHQLPRIVAEHAPGSKVEVVVLRKGKRKTFEVTLGELKEEELAGEARIQEDLGLTVQEITPELQKHLGLDTDEGLVVSGVVPGSPAAQAGIRRGDVILEVNQQEVPDLDAYRKALAESKGKESVLFLIKRGAGTLYVVVPLTK